The genomic segment GGCCGACTCCAGCGCAGGTATGCGACTGTTGCGGCCACGACCAGGATTCCACCCACCCAGAAGTGGGGCATCCACAGGAATAGTCGCCACCAGCCGTAGCGCGAGATCGGCTGATTCGACAGAAGCCGCACGATTCCCTGGGTTGAACCAAACAGTCCATAGGCTATGAGCAACACTCCTGAAACCCAGCCGAAGGCCAGGCGCAGCCAGCGCGGTACCCTGATGACATCTGGGCGCAGGAGCGCGAACCCGAAAATGACGAAGCCTAGTTTCACTAACCCGGAGATGAGCACAACTGCAACGAACCAGGGAGGTCGCTCTTGGGCAAGCCGTTGACCGTCGCCCTGGAGGACTGTATCTACTAGCCATGGGGAACCCAGTGCCCACGACACGCTCACCAAACCAAAGAACCCCCACCACAGCATCATGGCGATGACAACTACTCGCGACCGGCCTTTCATGTCATGTTCCTTACTGGTGAAAATGGGAGCTGTGGGGCAAGGCTACCCACAAGGGCTTGCGTGCCCGAGGCTATCAGAGTTTGTGCAGGAAGATGTGTACGTGCATTTCCCATCATGAGGCATCCGCAGAAGCCCGCATCGGGCTTTTCTGGGCAATCACAATGGCGGCCAGCACCATAATGATCCCGCAGAGCTGTAGGGGAGTGGGGGCGGTGTGGGTCACGGCGTCGAGAAGCAAAGCGGTCACGGGGCTGAGGGCCCCGAGCAGCAGGACAGCGGTGGCGTCCAGGCGCTTGAGGCCCGCGAACCAGTTGGGGTAGGCCAGTGCTGCGCCGAAAATGCACAGGTAGGCGTAGCCGCCAATTGCGGGCAGGTCCACGTCGGTGAGTGGCCCCTCTGCGATGGCGAAGGGGATGAGTGCCGCACCGCCCGCGATGAGTTGCCACGCGGTGGTGTCTAGAGGGTTTCTGCCTGTGGGTTGTCCCCAGCGTTTGGCCAGGACCATGCCGAAGCCCATGCTGATGGCGGAACCAAGACCGGCGATCACGCCAACGACAGTGAGCCGGGCACCGGGAGTGAGCGTGATGGCGGAAACGCCGAGGAGCGCAAGTATGGCGGCGATAATGTGTCCGCGAGTGGGCTTAATTCCTAATAGAAAAGGAGATATGGCCATTGCGACAAGTGGGGAGGTGCTTGTGAGGATGGCGGCGACACCGCCGGGGAGTTGTTGGGCGGCCATAAATAGCAGCGTGAAAAACAATCCGATATTGAGTATTCCGAGTACTGCTGACCGCCACCACCATGAGCCTGTGGGAAGGGTTCGGGTGATCAGAAGTAGGATAAGCCCAGCTGGTAGGGCTCGCAGCAGTCCGGCAGTGACGGGGTGCCCCGCCGGAAGCCAGGTGGTTGTTACTGCGTATGTGGTACCCCAGACAATGGGGGTGAGGGCGGTTCTGGTGGCAATGACATTTGCGGTCATATCGTTATTCATCATGTTTCTGTTACGTCTTATATTGAATAGTTTGACGTTAAAATATTATGATATGGGATGTCAAAATGATATGGGATAATCAATGTGTGAGCGACGACGTGGACCAGATCCTTGAACAGTGGCGAAATGCCCGCCCCGACATTGACCCGTCCCCCATGGAGCTCACAGGACGATTGCAACGCGCTGCCGTTTTTACCCGCGAGCAGCTGACCAGTAATTTCACCGCCGCCGGTCTTGAACCCGGACAATTTGACGTTCTTGCGACGATCTACCGCGCTGCGGGGAAGGCTGGCGCGCTCACCGCCGGCGAACTCGCGCGCTGGGTCATGGTCAGTGCGGGGGCACTCACCAACCGTGTGGATAACCTCGTCGCTGCGGGCCTGGTTACTCGCCGTCACGACACCGCTAATCGACGCCGCGTCCTCATCGCCCTCACCGATCAGGGGCGTCACAGCGTGGAAACCGCCCTCGAAACCCACCTTGAGAACTGCCGGGCTGTCGCAGAGCGCCTTGATGTGGAGGAAGTTCAGCAGCTCAACCGCCTTCTAGCAAAAATGCTGCCCGCAGACCCCGACTAGCGGAATGTGCATCACAATCCGCTGTGAAATGGCACAATAACTAACCATGGACTTGCTCACCACCACCATTGACCTTGACGCCATTGCGCACAACACTCGCGTGCTCAAAAAACTCGCGGGCACGGCGCAGCTCATGTGCGTGGTCAAAGCCGACGGCTACAACCATGGTGCCGTCGAAACCGCGCATGTCATGGCGCGCAATGGTGCGGACCAGTTCGGGGTGGCAACGCTGGTAGAGGCGCAGCAGCTGCTGGACGGGGGTATTGACAAACCCATCCTCGCGTGGATGTGGCGGCCGGAACAAACCCTCATCAAAGGAATCGAACTCGGCATACCCAGCCCCGAGCACGCCCGCGCCGCCATCAACTCGGGGCTGGATCTGCGGGTTACCCCCAAAATAGACACCGGTCTCAACCGCTCCGGCATCGACGAAGCCGACTGGGCCGACACCTTCCGGCTGCTTCACGACGCCCCGAACATTGCCGTCACCGGCCTGTTCTCCCATCTCGCATGTGCCGATGAACCAGGTGATCCCAGCGTAGACGAGCAAGCAGACGTATTCCGACGCGCTATTGCGGTGGCGCGTGACTGTGAATTAGACGTGCCCACCAACCACCTATCCAACTCTCCGGCAGCGCTCACCCGACCAGATCTGAACTTTGAGATGATCCGACCAGGACTCGCCTGCTATGGACTATCTCCCATTCCAGGGGTGGATGTTGGCCTGCGCCCCGCCATGACGTGGGCCGCGCGCGTGTCGGTAGTGAAAAAAATCACAGCAGGAGAGGGGGTGTCCTACGGGCACACCTGGCGCGCACCCTCCAACGGATACACCGCTGTGATTACGGTTGGCTACGCCGACGGCCTGCCCAGGACTGCGCAGGATGCGCTCTCTGTCACCATTGGTGGTGCGCGATACTCGCAGGTAGGGCGCGTCTGCATGGATCAAATCGTCGTGTGGCTAGGTGCTGAGGCCAGCGTGCGTGCCGGGGATGAAGCACTGATTTTTGGCTCCGGTGAGCAGGGCGAAATGACCGCCGACGAGCTTGCCGAAGGGCTTGGCACCATCAACTATGAGGTTATCTGCAGGCCGAGTGGGAGAACGGTGCGGAAGTTTAAGGGAGGGGATGTCCATGAAAGCTGATTTTCCGACTCGTGGTGAGCGGCGGTTTGAAACGGCCGCTGACACCCAGGCTTTCGGTTCGCAACTGGGCTGTGCCCTGGAAGCAGGCGACGTGGTGATTCTGGACGGGCCGCTCGGCGCGGGCAAAACGACATTCACGCAAGGTCTCGCGCGGGGGCTGAACGTCAAAGGCCGGGTTACGTCCCCAACATTTGTGATCGCGCGCGAACACCGTTCCGTGGTGGGTGGTCCTGCGCTGATTCATGTGGATGCCTACCGGCTTTTGGGGGAAGACCCTTCCGCTGTGGATGCTGATCCATTGGGGGCGCTGGATTCCCTGGATTTGGACACCGAGCTGGATGATGCTGTTGTTGTCGCCGAGTGGGGCGGAGGGCTTGTTGAACAATTATCGTCCTCCTATCTGAAAGTGACGTTTGATAGGGAAACCGCCGTGCGCGAGAACACCGAATCGGAGGCGCGCATTATTTCCTGGGAGTGGGTTGAGGGGTAGGCGCTAATTGACCATAATGTTTGCTCATCAAATTGTCGTTCTTAGCGTCTAAAAGCAGCAGTTTGATGAGCAAACATTACAGGAACCCGATCCGGCAACTCGAGGAAGACATGACAACCAGTCCTAAGGCATGCTTTTCCTTGCATTAATCCTTGCCGCGATGTTGCGTTGCAGTTCGCGGGCGTTGTAGAGCATCCCATGTGTGATGCGGAGCGTATCCCATCCCATGTTGTGTAGCTGGATGGTGACCATGGAGTCATAGTCACGTTGTCTGCGGTCAAGATGATGAATGCCGTCGTAAAATAGCCCTACCTTATATGCGCGCCACCCAGCGTCGAGCTGAGTAAGTAGCCGTGGGTACCCGCCCTCGGGAAACCTTGCATAGATTGGGATTTGCGTGCTCAGGCCATCATGCACCTGGAAAGCGATCAAACGGAGTGTGGTTTCTTGCGGAGAGTCAGCCTGAGGATCGGACAAAGAGATCAGCTTTTGTAGCATCCGAGCTGAAATAATGCCGTAGCCAGAGCTTAAAACGTCGTATGGAGTGATGCCTGTGCACCGTCGCATTGCATCAATGAGTTGAATGGAGCGGATTTCTTCAGGGGCTAATCCAGGAACACGGTGCACGAACCATGTGTGATTACCGCGTACAACATCTTTGATGCATTGGATTGTGGCCAATGCTGGCGTGACGCAACGGAGCATGGGAAAGGCCGGATCAGGGGTCCATGTAGCAGTGGCTGCGGGTTTTGCTTGCCGGTGAGGTTGCAATCGTGAGTGGGATGTATGGCGCCCGGATTCTACAAGCAGTGTCACCTGAGCCTCATTCGCCCAATACGTAAGTCCCGCATATGCAGCAGCGGCCCAATGGGAAACTATTGCTTTGGGGTTATTGAGATGATGTGCCCGCGCGCGGCTGATGATGTCGTGCTGGAAAGGAGCATCTGCAGTCTGTTCTGCTTTGGTGATAACCACTCCATGGGCAATCCGGTCATAGTTTTGTGTGATGTGCGCTCGTGTATAGCGCTGTTGCAGATCACTTATTTTTATGGGTTTTAGCTGCGGCAAGGCGCTCATATTTACCATGAAACCCCGTATAGAAATAGCTTTTCTGCAGTAGTGTGCGACATCTGTGGAGAACTTAGGTTATCCACAGGGAGCAGGTTGGCATCATTACGTCAGCTCATAACACGACTAGAATTGCTATCTTGTGCTGATCCTTGCAATCGATACGTCCACGCCCACTCTGGTCACGGGGCTTGTCCGCGACGGCGTGACGGTGGCCGAGCGTATTCTTCCGAAGTGCCGTGAGCAGGAGGAACGTCTGGTTCCGTGCGTTCAGGAGTGTTTGGCGGAGGTGGATGCCACGTTCCAGGACGTCACCGCGATTGTGGTGGGCTGCGGTCCAGGGCCGTTCACGGGGTTGCGCGTCGGTATGGCCACGGCCGCCGCGTTCGGTGATGCACTGGGGGTTCCGGTGCACGGTGTGTGTTCGCTGGATGCCATTGCCGCGCGTATCGACGCCCCGACGGTCCTGGTCACCACGGATGCTCGCCGTCGGGAGGTGTATTGGGCGTGGTATCAGGATGGGCGTCGTGTCGAGGGGCCCAGCGTGCAGTCCCCTGCGGAATCGTTTCCGCAAGCCCACATGGTGAATGTACCTGAGCACCTGGCTGACAAACTCTCAATAGAAGGCGCCCAGCGGGTGGATCTGGATCCCTCACCTGCGTCGTTGGTGGCTGTGGCGGATCTGGATAGTTCTCCGCAGCCGTTGGTGCCGTTGTATTTGCGACGCCCCGACGTGAAGGAACCGAAGCCGAGACCACCGAGTTCGGCTGTGCCGGATGTGGAGTGGCAGTGATGGAGCTTCGTCGCCTGGAGAATTGTCACGCGGTGCGCTGCGCCGAGCTGGAGGAAGTGCTGTTCTCCGGTGAGGATCCGTGGTCTGAGCGAGCGTTTTATAGTGAGTTTGCGTATCCGTCGAACTTGTATATCGGCGCGTTTGACGACGAGGACCGCCTCATTGGTTACGCGGGCTTGGCGATGGTTGGCCCTCGGAATGACCCCGAGTTTGAAATTCACACCATCGGCGTGGATCCCGCGCACCAGGGCGAGGGCATTGGCCGCGCGATGATGGAGCAGTTGATGGCGGTGGCGGACCGGCATAACGGTCCGGTGTTTTTGGAGGTACGCACCGATAACACCCCCGCTATCTTCCTGTATGAGTCGCTTGGTTTCGTGGTGACGGGCACACGCAAGAATTACTACCAACCATCGGGTGCAGATGCGTTTACTATGCATAGGCCGTCGCAGGGGAAGTGATGGTATCGTTCATCCGTTGGTGTTGGTGCTGAATAGTTGGGGTTGTGAGCATGCCAAGTAAGGTCGTTCTGGGCGTGGAAAGCTCGTGTGATGAAACAGGCGTGGGCATTGTCCGCGTCACCTATGGCGATGGCGAAGAACCCCGGTTGGAGATTTTGGCTGATCAGGTGGCTAGTTCGATGGAGCAGCACGCCCGTTTCGGCGGGGTTGTCCCAGAGATCGCGTCACGAGCGCACCTTGAGTCGATGGGGCCGGTGATGCGGGCGGCGCTTGCGGAATCGGGCGTCGATAAGCCGGATGTTGTGGCAGCGACAGTTGGACCTGGTTTGGCGGGTGCGTTGCTGGTAGGGGCCAGCGCGGCGAAGGCGTATGCGGCGGCGTGGGACGTGCCGTTTTATGGCGTGAATCACTTGGGTGGGCATGTTGCTGTGGCGAACCTGGAAGGTGAGCCCCTGCCGCACGCTGTGGCACTGTTGGTGTCGGGTGGGCACACACAGCTGCTTGAGGTGGACGGGGTGGGTGCACCGATGAAGGAACTGGGGTCCACACTTGACGACGCCGCGGGCGAAGCCTACGACAAAGTGGCACGTCTGCTGCGGTTGGGGTACCCCGGTGGTCCACTTGTGGATCGGTTGGCGCAGCGTGGCGATAGAAAAGCGATTAATTTTCCTCGCGGCCTGATGCGCCGCGATGATTCCCGACACGACTTTTCCTTCTCTGGTCTGAAAACCGCTGTGGCCAGGTATGTTGAGGCTGCCGAGCGCGCTGGCGAGGTGATTTCCGTGGAGGACGTGTGCGCGTCCTTCCAGGAAGCCGTGTGCGACGTTCTGACGTTCAAGGCGGTGCGGGCCTGTCAGGATGTAGGGGCGAAAGTGCTGCTGATCGGCGGGGGAGTGGCGGCGAATTCTAGGCTTCGTCAGCTGGCGGAGGATCGTTGTCGCAGCGCAGGGATTGAGCTGCGCGTGCCCTCATTCCGGTTGTGCACCGACAACGGCGTGATGGTCGCCGCGTTGGCGGCTCAGCGCGTGGCCGCAGGGGCGGAACCCAGCAGCCTGGGCGTGGGGA from the Corynebacterium durum genome contains:
- the rimI gene encoding ribosomal protein S18-alanine N-acetyltransferase, whose product is MELRRLENCHAVRCAELEEVLFSGEDPWSERAFYSEFAYPSNLYIGAFDDEDRLIGYAGLAMVGPRNDPEFEIHTIGVDPAHQGEGIGRAMMEQLMAVADRHNGPVFLEVRTDNTPAIFLYESLGFVVTGTRKNYYQPSGADAFTMHRPSQGK
- a CDS encoding MarR family winged helix-turn-helix transcriptional regulator, with protein sequence MSDDVDQILEQWRNARPDIDPSPMELTGRLQRAAVFTREQLTSNFTAAGLEPGQFDVLATIYRAAGKAGALTAGELARWVMVSAGALTNRVDNLVAAGLVTRRHDTANRRRVLIALTDQGRHSVETALETHLENCRAVAERLDVEEVQQLNRLLAKMLPADPD
- the tsaD gene encoding tRNA (adenosine(37)-N6)-threonylcarbamoyltransferase complex transferase subunit TsaD — protein: MPSKVVLGVESSCDETGVGIVRVTYGDGEEPRLEILADQVASSMEQHARFGGVVPEIASRAHLESMGPVMRAALAESGVDKPDVVAATVGPGLAGALLVGASAAKAYAAAWDVPFYGVNHLGGHVAVANLEGEPLPHAVALLVSGGHTQLLEVDGVGAPMKELGSTLDDAAGEAYDKVARLLRLGYPGGPLVDRLAQRGDRKAINFPRGLMRRDDSRHDFSFSGLKTAVARYVEAAERAGEVISVEDVCASFQEAVCDVLTFKAVRACQDVGAKVLLIGGGVAANSRLRQLAEDRCRSAGIELRVPSFRLCTDNGVMVAALAAQRVAAGAEPSSLGVGTDSSLEVEVPQL
- the tsaE gene encoding tRNA (adenosine(37)-N6)-threonylcarbamoyltransferase complex ATPase subunit type 1 TsaE, whose protein sequence is MKADFPTRGERRFETAADTQAFGSQLGCALEAGDVVILDGPLGAGKTTFTQGLARGLNVKGRVTSPTFVIAREHRSVVGGPALIHVDAYRLLGEDPSAVDADPLGALDSLDLDTELDDAVVVAEWGGGLVEQLSSSYLKVTFDRETAVRENTESEARIISWEWVEG
- the tsaB gene encoding tRNA (adenosine(37)-N6)-threonylcarbamoyltransferase complex dimerization subunit type 1 TsaB, which produces MLILAIDTSTPTLVTGLVRDGVTVAERILPKCREQEERLVPCVQECLAEVDATFQDVTAIVVGCGPGPFTGLRVGMATAAAFGDALGVPVHGVCSLDAIAARIDAPTVLVTTDARRREVYWAWYQDGRRVEGPSVQSPAESFPQAHMVNVPEHLADKLSIEGAQRVDLDPSPASLVAVADLDSSPQPLVPLYLRRPDVKEPKPRPPSSAVPDVEWQ
- the alr gene encoding alanine racemase codes for the protein MDLLTTTIDLDAIAHNTRVLKKLAGTAQLMCVVKADGYNHGAVETAHVMARNGADQFGVATLVEAQQLLDGGIDKPILAWMWRPEQTLIKGIELGIPSPEHARAAINSGLDLRVTPKIDTGLNRSGIDEADWADTFRLLHDAPNIAVTGLFSHLACADEPGDPSVDEQADVFRRAIAVARDCELDVPTNHLSNSPAALTRPDLNFEMIRPGLACYGLSPIPGVDVGLRPAMTWAARVSVVKKITAGEGVSYGHTWRAPSNGYTAVITVGYADGLPRTAQDALSVTIGGARYSQVGRVCMDQIVVWLGAEASVRAGDEALIFGSGEQGEMTADELAEGLGTINYEVICRPSGRTVRKFKGGDVHES
- a CDS encoding DUF3995 domain-containing protein, whose amino-acid sequence is MKGRSRVVVIAMMLWWGFFGLVSVSWALGSPWLVDTVLQGDGQRLAQERPPWFVAVVLISGLVKLGFVIFGFALLRPDVIRVPRWLRLAFGWVSGVLLIAYGLFGSTQGIVRLLSNQPISRYGWWRLFLWMPHFWVGGILVVAATVAYLRWSRPDAVEAR
- a CDS encoding EamA family transporter, producing MTANVIATRTALTPIVWGTTYAVTTTWLPAGHPVTAGLLRALPAGLILLLITRTLPTGSWWWRSAVLGILNIGLFFTLLFMAAQQLPGGVAAILTSTSPLVAMAISPFLLGIKPTRGHIIAAILALLGVSAITLTPGARLTVVGVIAGLGSAISMGFGMVLAKRWGQPTGRNPLDTTAWQLIAGGAALIPFAIAEGPLTDVDLPAIGGYAYLCIFGAALAYPNWFAGLKRLDATAVLLLGALSPVTALLLDAVTHTAPTPLQLCGIIMVLAAIVIAQKSPMRASADAS